One genomic region from Phoenix dactylifera cultivar Barhee BC4 unplaced genomic scaffold, palm_55x_up_171113_PBpolish2nd_filt_p 000261F, whole genome shotgun sequence encodes:
- the LOC103717336 gene encoding chromatin structure-remodeling complex protein SYD-like isoform X1 translates to MASSQHVEVEAAKLLHKLIQESKDEPAKLATKLYVICQHMKLSGKEQSLPYQVISRAMETVISQNGLDIDALRSSRFPFAGGPHTGELGHMRSKDKETIENQLPTGGIDLPRKSMPASTWQVASSSQTKEEAYAGSFQSYGMVKDSLAASGATDVARHEVLISNRPTAGISRMDSMGADPHQGSVSQKSSKSSEHESPASVPMEDTRSANSQERHDTLKQDQVNKKEVKKSGAKRKRADSRAAVDVHSENPHQTDVLATGHNSRKGKQVDKGRMQGAFAVKVGDNEQGGSVQYAGQPEHFTSLSSGAGSLYKAKVENAQAFSERTMDKIKNPSSFPVTPASKLQEGEVSSAHRALGLQKGALLPPRTNTFGPAYVWNQNRFSLSSENSQGSVPGFVETSPGVNSEAIYTGNESKINSSEVTIDGSKPVRLPANHAHGMGRLNVGTSGAFSSFAMAKMGFPPPAHFAGSPFEGHEFASKMHLQRSFEASGFHLSEKGKDVIALNSGIEFPSGVSAKAAADSEIMKSGIMRDGTSRYSDKFLEAQGGGIQELQNRDNVQVKAETVQQSSQHFFVKPSSEAKLYGEPKNNAEISTLRSATPKDVGTGLVRQASASSNMPFKEQQLKQLRAQCLVFLAFRNNLIPRKLHLEIALGGSYSKEGGIADGTNKGLSDSRVADTSSKEPGNSHESSVMSCRANDIANIPPGTPSTGSIVETDSSSKDTENTKKKSKKFTTLENSMMTEENRRPPVFKQKTDSEMRIQETAESHVVLVMPQEPDSLIHAGKGALDNHRDREGPENANQQAAWTNQVTSVLGGNNPPPKLEGTVATRTGIYDDPSKESLATVVAHREAYFNQSHIIDSHDGTGRLFKPDAPMPESHTLADKYQSSTLVKEQNPQIVGSKVENLKHMVNPSKDVNMFFSHVSPAEKLSAASESIISNGLPNIYAVSNGLNEQRVSVIQKQCGSDGFKTLTINDTVKHGNLEIMLDKSADQEEGNKSSSDEIPSSPPKYCTSEKWIMDQQRRKLIAEQKWALKQRKAEERIAACFDKLKENVSSSEDLSAKTKSVIELKKLQLLQLQRRLRSDFLNDFFKPITSDMDRLKSIKKHRHGRRMKQLEKFEQKMKEERQKRIRERQKEFFGEIEIHKEKLEDCFKVKRERWKGFNRYVKEFHKRKERIHREKIDRIQREKINLLKNNDVEGYLRMVQDAKSDRVKQLLKETEKYLQKLGSKLQDAKVMSRRFEMEMDDSRAVNFVEKNDFSDDDEDECDQAQHYLESNEKYYKLAHSVKEIINEQPISLRGGKLREYQMNGLRWLVSLYNNHLNGILADEMGLGKTVQVISLICYLMETKNDRGPFLVVVPSSVLPGWESEISFWAPGVNKIAYAGPPEERRRLFKEMIIHQKFNVLLTTYEYLMNKHDRPKLSKIHWHYIIIDEGHRIKNASCKLNADLKHYQSSHRLLLTGTPLQNNLEELWALLNFLLPNIFNSSEDFSQWFNKPFEGSGDNNPDEALLSEEENLLIINRLHQVLRPFVLRRLKHKVENELPEKIERLIRCEASAYQKLLMKRVEENLGSIGNSKGRSVHNTVMELRNICNHPYLSQLHAEEVDTFLPKHYLPSLVRLCGKLEMLDRLLPKLRTTDHRVLLFSTMTRLLDVMEEYLAWKRYKYLRLDGHTSGHERGALIEEFNRPDSEFFIFLLSIRAGGVGVNLQAADTVIIFDTDWNPQVDLQAQARAHRIGQKKDVLVLRLETVRTVEEQVRAAAEHKLGVANQSITAGFFDNNTSAEDRREYLESLLRECKKEEAAPVLDDDALNDLLARSESEIDVFESVDKQRHEEEMAAWQRLVQGSSTEGLEPLPLPSRLVTDEDLKPFYKAMMIYESSNVNVKRKGEYLGGPDTQQYGRGKRAREVRSYEDQWTEEEFEKLCQVDSPDSPQPTELPKDPSATKDSSGPKVSALEVQSSSSKNPSATSKESLQPCKEPPPPAKRGRGRPKRSATDVTPFPAALPSNIISAQEMGTQRENLAVSSTVAVLDPVSTKETTGHTQHEVGVGTTAFLTSPGPAVSVQAKGRKTQSGQTPRGHGRKQKSMSSAAGAQANTVTGPLKGIEAANNKSAISAFAQESPSFDKSSGIANAPPTGYQVNPISRLQKVVDTASGRASSSAQVPEKFKNALPAVDMRVGRGMPASETKPSSIGMKLTASADGMSFMQSNMHDNVKGVVGQAGPGQMSGPFASAMPVFAQDLKEERNHMGTDVVSTDKQKPAEIQDESSLRSTQKITSGSNVMSTEKQSPTEKQDDSSLVSTQKAMASVDVKSSGKQKPIEITSPDVKSSEKHKLVEKSHVASLQNVLIVEPHSDALASPVSGASSDKATSSDQLQCLTPVEVIKHQEHVNLDIGPAMMSESMKHGKILVAVPLGQMQCSPVPNVTQRVAETKASVTRKKATSREPRNRSNSATAACERRARLTGLKQAEGSKKVESKGKSVKAVIVREKQETDNIKACTFVTVSGLEEKLPEIQVPVTPSTQMEISSEKSELSKQFNRHSDICAIEERSASVSGTTLATAKSEIKLVQDNVLGTDVDLIKSPTPGVNEILPLNTIRSSSTNTEAGNVTGKTSFTQTEVPESSTGDKNSALLHDPVESTLKNNADIELESCKAGTAVDPGESVILTSEPKTLAIGKTVNQLANLPSETAMQQLCTRNASQSCQVDGGPEVLKTNAKETSLLESEHVISTEMCSVHPSSCVIPPGVEFAEEKDVEVGETPSDFISVKLGEYPSNLSSGVAKEKEKIVEVGEVPRVRPQVVQVIADARQSDNDNHLSQTSTEMNCSVRPGSEVNACLLKDELMVDVEKTSLDQSCSESPKTQAGDGPSLPVIAVAVKGEELSPVVAETDTGSKPTCTPKEILTGSIANDVCPEIICATAAINDNFSHSESIMKEDSFSASVASNVASNDEQASEARITAEFPIGEPTECDPSASIPVDQSMTEMKPDSSASKYSSPGETVPVAEINNHPIWNCHSSATALPETSICRATECAPDKQETKWGVSEVAVTGSVATYKKSEQIQNANDIAECTAVKLSDVPVSGQTHQLDQQVDLPAHIIQTDSSCETSTAKETVDCCTGLNCDNVSNLPGRTLERDGEPTNKSCSDDLTPEGPSKEISGHRDVDPDGKDSGPAEMNCSEDQAAPGAAPTEIHN, encoded by the exons ATGGCTTCTTCTCAGCATGTTGAAGTCGAGGCAGCCAAACTTTTGCATAAActtattcaagaatcaaaggatGAGCCTGCTAAGTTAGCAACAAAGCTCTATGTG ATATGCCAACATATGAAATTAAGTGGAAAGGAGCAATCATTGCCGTATCAAGTTATATCGAG GGCCATGGAAACTGTTATAAGTCAGAACGGTCTTGATATTGATGCTTTGAGATCTTCTCGATTTCCATTTGCTGGTGGGCCTCACACGGGTGAGCTGGGACATATGAGATCAAAGGACAAAGAGACAATTGAAAATCAATTACCTACAGGTGGAATTGATCTGCCTCGTAAAAGTATGCCCGCTAGCACATGGCAAGTTGCTTCAAGTAGTCAAACGAAGGAAGAAGCTTATGCTGGTTCTTTTCAAAGTTATGGTATGGTGAAAgattctttagcagcttcaggtGCAACAGATGTGGCTAGGCATGAGGTACTTATTTCAAACAGGCCAACTGCGGGAATAAGTAGGATGGACAGTATGGGAGCTGACCCTCATCAAGGGTCTGTTTCTCAGAAAAGCAGCAAGTCTTCTGAGCATGAAAGTCCAGCTAGTGTCCCGATGGAGGATACCAGATCTGCAAACTCCCAGGAAAGGCATGACACTTTAAAACAAGATCAAGTGAACAAGAAAGAAGTTAAAAAATCTGGTGCCAAGCGAAAAAGGGCAGATTCAAGAGCAGCTGTTGATGTTCATTCTGAGAACCCCCATCAGACAGATGTTCTTGCTACAGGACATAACTCAAGAAAGGGGAAGCAGGTAGATAAAGGTCGTATGCAGGGTGCATTTGCTGTTAAAGTTGGTGATAATGAACAAGGAGGTTCTGTTCAGTATGCTGGTCAACCAGAGCACTTTACATCATTATCTAGTGGTGCTGGATCGCTCTACAAAGCCAAAGTAGAAAATGCCCAGGCTTTCTCTGAGAGGACTATGGACAAAATTAAGAACCCAAGTTCATTTCCTGTAACTCCTGCTTCAAAACTTCAAGAAGGAGAAGTGTCTTCTGCACATAGGGCTCTTGGGCTGCAGAAAGGAGCTCTACTGCCGCCTAGAACCAATACTTTTGGCCCTGCTTATGTCTGGAACCAGAATAGATTCTCACTGTCATCAGAAAACTCTCAAGGTTCTGTTCCTGGTTTTGTGGAAACTTCTCCTGGAGTCAATAGTGAAGCTATTTATACTGGAAATGAATCAAAAATCAACTCAAGTGAGGTAACAATTGATGGCTCAAAGCCTGTAAGGTTGCCTGCAAACCATGCACATGGTATGGGGAGACTTAATGTAGGAACATCTGGTGCTTTCAGCTCTTTTGCGATGGCAAAGATGGGTTTTCCTCCGCCAGCACATTTTGCAGGTTCTCCGTTTGAGGGTCATGAGTTTGCTTCAAAAATGCACTTGCAAAGAAGTTTTGAGGCCTCAGGTTTTCATTTGTCAGAAAAAGGCAAGGATGTGATTGCTCTCAATAGTGGCATTGAATTCCCCTCAGGTGTTTCTGCAAAAGCTGCAGCTGATTCGGAGATCATGAAATCTGGCATCATGAGAGATGGAACATCACGATATTCTGATAAGTTTTTGGAAGCCCAG GGAGGTGGAATTCAAGAGCTACAGAACAGGGACAATGTTCAAGTGAAAGCTGAGACAGTTCAACAGAGTAGTCAACATTTCTTTGTTAAACCGAGCTCAGAGGCCAAATTATATGGCGAACCAAAAAATAATGCAGAAATAAGTACTCTAAGAAGTGCAACTCCTAAAGATGTTGGAACAGGTCTTGTGCGTCAAGCCTCTGCTTCTTCAAACATGCCTTTTAAGGAGCAGCAATTGAAACAGCTTAGAGCTCAGTGCCTTGTATTTCTTGCATTCAG AAATAATTTGATTCCTAGGAAGCTACATCTTGAAATTGCACTTGGGGGAAGctactccaaagaag GTGGCATTGCAGATGGAACTAACAAAGGCTTGAGTGACAGCAGGGTGGCAGATACATCTTCAAAGGAGCCTGGTAACAGTCATGAGAGTTCTGTTATGTCCTGTAGAGCTAATGATATTGCAAATATACCACCGGGTACTCCATCTACTGGAAGTATAGTGGAGACAGACTCATCATCCAAGGATACAGAAAacacaaagaagaaaagcaagaaATTCACAACTTTGGAGAATTCCATGATGACAGAAGAAAATAGGCGGCCTCCAgtttttaaacaaaaaactGATTCTGAAATGCGGATTCAGGAAACTGCAGAATCACATGTAGTGTTAGTCATGCCACAAGAGCCCGATTCTCTGATTCATGCTGGAAAAGGTGCCTTGGACAATCATCGTGATAGGGAGGGTCCAGAGAATGCGAATCAACAAGCTGCCTGGACAAACCAAGTTACATCTGTATTAGGTGGCAATAATCCACCTCCCAAGCTTGAGGGGACTGTTGCAACAAGAACCGGTATTTATGATGACCCTTCTAAAGAATCACTGGCAACTGTGGTGGCTCATCGAGAAGCTTATTTTAATCAATCTCATATCATCGATAGCCATGATGGTACAGGTAGGTTATTTAAGCCAGATGCTCCAATGCCAGAGTCCCACACACTAGCAGATAAATACCAGTCTTCAACACTAGTAAAAGAGCAGAATCCACAGATTGTAGGAAGTAAAGTTGAAAACCTCAAGCACATGGTGAACCCTTCAAAGGATGTAAACATGTTTTTCTCTCATGTTAGTCCTGCAGAAAAGCTTTCCGCAGCTTCTGAGTCAATAATCTCTAATGGTCTACCCAATATTTATGCTGTAAGTAATGGGCTGAATGAACAGAGAGTTTCTGTTATCCAAAAGCAGTGCGGTTCTGATGGATTCAAGACTTTGACCATCAATGATACGGTAAAACATGGAAATCTGGAGATAATGCTGGATAAATCTGCTGATCAAGAAGAGGGGAACaaatcatcatctgatgagattccttcttctcctccaaagTACTGTACCTCAGAAAAGTGGATTATGGATCAGCAGAGAAGGAAACTTATTGCAGAGCAAAAGTGGGCATTAAAGCAGAGGAAGGCCGAGGAAAGAATTGCAGCATGTTTTGACAAGCTAAAG GAAAATGTGAGTTCCTCAGAAGATCTCTCTGCCAAGACAAAAAGTGTTATTGAATTGAAAAAGCTTCAACTTCTGCAGCTTCAACGTCGTTTACGCAG TGATTTTCTGAATGATTTTTTCAAACCAATCACATCTGACATGGACCGTTTGAAATCAATCAAGAAACATAGACATGGAAGGAGAATGAAGCAACTTGAAAAATTTGAACAGAAAATGAAGGAAGAGAGGCAAAAGCGAATTCGTGAAAGACAGAAAGAATTCTTTGGTGAAATAGAAATCCATAA AGAGAAACTAGAGGACTGTTTCAAGGTCAAGAGAGAGCGCTGGAAGGGTTTCAACAGATATGTGAAAGAGTTCCATAAAAGGAAGGAACGAATACATCGAGAGAAGATTGACAGGATCCAGCGTGAGAAGATTAATCTACTAAAGAACAATGACGTGGAGGGATACTTGAGAATGGTTCAG GATGCAAAATCAGATCGCGTTAAACAGCTCCTCAAAGAGACAgagaagtatcttcagaagcTGGGTTCAAAGTTACAAGATGCTAAGGTGATGTCAAGGCGGTTTGAGATGGAAATGGATGATAGCCGAGCAGTTAATTTTGTTGAGAAGAATGATTTTTCAGATGACGATGAAGATGAATGCGACCAGGCTCAG CATTATCTGGAAAGCAATGAAAAATACTATAAGTTGGCTCACAG TGTAAAAGAGATAATAAATGAGCAGCCAATCTCTCTTCGGGGTGGAAAATTGCGGGA GTATCAGATGAATGGTTTGCGTTGGTTGGTCTCCTTGTACAATAACCACTTGAATGGGATTCTAGCAGATGAAATGGGACTAGGAAAAACTGTTCAA GTCATTTCTCTGATATGTTATCTTATGGAAACAAAAAATGATAGGGGCCCATTTCTTGTTGTAGTACCATCATCTGTACTTCCTGGATGGGAATCTGAAATCAGCTTCTGGGCACCTGGTGTAAACAAAATTGCATATGCTGGTCCTCCTGAAGAGAGGCGTAGATTATTCAA AGAAATGATCATTCATCAGAAATTCAATGTTCTTCTAACAACTTATGAATACCTGATGAACAAGCATGATAGACCAAAGTTAAGCAAAATTCATTGGCATTATATAATAATTGACGAAGGCCATCGCATTAAGAATGCATCCTGTAAGCTCAATGCAGACTTGAAGCATTACCAGAGCTCTCACCGCTTGCTCTTGACTGGAACACCTCTACAG AACAATCTTGAGGAGCTTTGGGCACTTCTCAATTTCTTGTTACCTAATATTTTCAACTCATCAGAGGATTTCTCACAATGGTTTAATAAACCATTTGAGGGTAGCGGTGATAACAATCCTGATgaa GCTTTACTTTCTGAGGAGGAGAATCTTTTGATTATAAACCGCCTTCACCAAGTTCTTCGACCTTTTGTACTTCGAAGGCTGAAACATAAG GTTGAGAATGAGTTGCCTGAGAAAATTGAAAGGCTAATAAGATGCGAAGCTTCTGCTTATcaaaaacttttaatgaaaagagtGGAGGAGAATCTTGGTTCAATTGGAAATTCAAAG GGTCGTTCCGTACATAATACTGTGATGGAATTGCGCAATATATGCAATCACCCATACCTCAGTCAACTTCATGCTGAAGAG GTTGATACTTTTTTACCTAAACATTATTTGCCTTCTCTTGTGAGACTTTGTGGAAAGCTTGAAATGTTGGACCGCTTGCTACCCAAGCTCAGGACAACTGATCATCGG GTTCTACTTTTCTCCACAATGACGAGATTGCTTGATGTTATGGAGGAATATCTGGCTTGGAAACGTTATAAGTACCTTCGTCTGGATGGACACACTTCAGGACATGAACGTGGAGCTCTCATCGAGGAATTCAATCGTCCTGACTCagaattttttatatttctgcTAAG TATTCGAGCTGGAGGCGTAGGAGTAAATCTTCAAGCAGCTGATACTGTCATCATATTTGACACTGATTGGAATCCTCAG GTTGACCTCCAAGCACAGGCAAGGGCCCATAGGATTGGCCAAAAGAAGGATGTACTTGTTCTACGGTTAGAGACG GTTCGCACTGTAGAAGAACAAGTTAGAGCTGCAGCTGAGCACAAACTAGGTGTTGCTAATCAGAGTATAACTGCAGGCTTTTTTGACAATAACACAAG TGCTGAAGATCGAAGGGAATATTTGGAGTCCCTCCTTAGGGAGTGCAAGAAAGAAGAGGCAGCTCCTGTTTTAGATGATGATGCTCTCAATGATCTCCTAGCCCGCAG TGAATCTGAGATTGATGTTTTTGAATCTGTTGATAAACAAAGGCATGAAGAAGAGATG GCAGCATGGCAGAGATTGGTGCAGGGAAGTTCAACAGAAGGGCTGGAGCCGTTACCGCTGCCTTCTCGTCTTGTTACAGATGAGGACCTGAAGCCTTTTTACAAAGCTATGATGATATATGAATCCTCAAATGTCAATGTAAAAAGAAAAGGTGAATATCTTGGGGGCCCTGACACACAGCAATATGGAAGGGGTAAACGGGCTCGTGAG GTCCGCTCTTATGAAGATCAGTGGACAGAAGAAGAATTCGAAAAACTTTGTCAGGTTGATTCCCCAGATTCACCCCAACCTACAGAATTACCAAAAGATCCGAGTGCGACAAAAGATTCAAGTGGCCCTAAAGTGAGTGCCTTGGAGGTGCAGTCATCTTCATCGAAAAATCCCTCGGCTACATCCAAAGAGTCATTGCAGCCATGTAAGGAGCCACCACCTCCAGCAAAACGGGGAAGGGGTAGACCAAAGAGATCAGCTACAGATGTCACACCATTTCCAGCTGCTTTGCCATCAAATATTATCAGCGCACAGGAAATGGGAACTCAGAGAGAAAATCTTGCTGTTTCCTCAACAGTTGCTGTACTAGATCCTGTTTCTACAAAGGAAACTACTGGGCATACACAGCATGAGGTTGGTGTAGGAACTACTGCCTTTCTGACATCACCTGGCCCTGCCGTGTCAGTTCAAGCTAAGGGTCGGAAGACTCAGAGTGGACAAACACCTCGAGGGCATGGCAGAAAACAGAAGTCCATGTCTTCTGCTGCTGGTGCTCAAGCTAATACAGTTACTGGACCTCTAAAGGGTATCGAAGCAGCAAATAATAAATCTGCAATTTCTGCATTTGCCCAAGAGAGTCCAAGTTTTGATAAAAGTTCAGGAATTGCGAATGCTCCTCCTACAGGCTACCAGGTTAACCCAATTTCAAGATTGCAGAAAGTTGTTGACACTGCCTCTGGCAGAGCCTCCAGTTCAGCACAAGTACCAGAGAAATTTAAGAACGCTTTACCTGCTGTGGACATGAGAGTAGGAAGAGGAATGCCGGCTTCTGAGACTAAACCATCTTCTATTGGAATGAAATTGACAGCAAGTGCGGATGGTATGAGCTTCATGCAGTCAAATATGCATGATAATGTGAAAGGTGTTGTGGGGCAAGCTGGTCCAGGTCAAATGTCTGGGCCATTTGCATCTGCTATGCCTGTGTTTGCACAAGAtttgaaagaagagagaaatcaTATGGGGACAGATGTGGTATCTACTGATAAGCAGAAACCAGCTGAAATACAAGATGAATCTTCTCTTCGAAGTACCCAGAAAATAACATCTGGTTCTAATGTCATGTCAACTGAGAAGCAGAGCCCAACTGAGAAACAAGATGATTCTTCTCTTGTGAGCACCCAGAAAGCAATGGCTAGTGTTGATGTTAAATCTAGTGGGAAGCAGAAACCAATTGAAATAACAAGTCCTGATGTTAAATCCAGTGAGAAGCACAAATTAGTTGAAAAGTCACATGTTGCTTCCCTTCAAAACGTCCTTATAGTAGAACCTCATAGTGATGCCCTGGCTAGTCCTGTGAGTGGTGCAAGTAGTGACAAAGCCACCTCCAGTGATCAGCTACAGTGCCTGACGCCTGTTGAAGTCATCAAACACCAGGAACATGTAAACCTTGACATAGGGCCAGCTATGATGTCTgagagcatgaagcatggaaaaATACTGGTTGCTGTCCCTTTAGGTCAAATGCAATGCTCTCCTGTCCCTAATGTAACCCAAAGAGTAGCTGAGACCAAGGCTTCAGTTACAAGGAAAAAGGCCACTTCTCGCGAACCAAGAAATAGAAGCAATTCAGCAACAGCAGCTTGTGAACGCCGTGCTCGACTTACAGGATTGAAGCAGGCAGAAGGGTCAAAGAAGGTGGAGAGTAAGGGAAAATCTGTAAAGGCAGTCATTGTGAGAGAGAAACAGGAGACTGACAACATTAAAGCATGTACATTTGTCACTGTTTCTGGTTTGGAAGAGAAATTGCCAGAGATTCAGGTCCCTGTTACTCCTTCAACCCAGATGGAAATTTCATCTGAAAAGTCAGAACTATCCAAACAATTTAACAGGCACTCTGATATATGTGCAATTGAAGAAAGATCTGCCAGTGTGAGTGGGACAACTCTTGCAACTGCCAAATCAGAAATCAAATTGGTCCAAGATAATGTGCTTGGTACTGATGTTGATCTTATTAAATCACCAACCCCTGGTGTAAACGAAATTTTGCCATTAAACACTATCAGATCATCTTCAACGAACACAGAAGCAGGGAATGTTACAGGTAAAACTTCTTTTACACAGACAGAGGTACCTGAATCATCCACAGGAGATAAAAACAGTGCCTTATTACATGATCCTGTGGAATCTACATTAAAGAACAATGCAGATATAGAACTTGAGTCGTGCAAGGCTGGAACTGCTGTAGACCCGGGGGAGTCTGTGATTCTGACTTCAGAACCAAAGACTCTTGCAATAGGCAAAACAGTTAATCAACTAGCAAACCTACCCAGTGAGACTGCCATGCAGCAGCTGTGCACAAGAAATGCATCTCAATCGTGCCAAGTAGATGGTGGACCTGAGGTTCTCAAAACTAATGCTAAAGAAACTTCCTTGTTGGAAAGTGAACATGTGATCTCCACAGAAATGTGCTCTGTGCATCCAAGTAGCTGTGTCATCCCACCTGGTGTTGAATTTGCAGAGGAGAAAGATGTGGAGGTTGGCGAAACTCCATCTGATTTCATTTCTGTGAAGCTTGGTGAATATCCATCTAACCTCAGTTCTGGAGTTgccaaagagaaggaaaaaattgTGGAGGTTGGTGAAGTCCCTCGTGTCCGTCCTCAAGTTGTGCAAGTCATCGCAGATGCAAGGCAAAGTGACAATGATAATCACCTTTCGCAGACTAGTACAGAAATGAACTGTTCTGTACGTCCTGGTTCTGAAGTTAATGCTTGTCTTTTGAAGGATGAGCTTATGGTTGATGTGGAAAAAACATCACTCGATCAATCTTGTTCGGAAAGTCCGAAGACACAGGCTGGCGATGGACCTTCACTGCCTGTGATAGCAGTTGCAGTTAAGGGCGAAGAACTGTCTCCAGTAGTGGCTGAAACAGACACTGGAAGCAAGCCAACATGTACACCGAAAGAAATCTTAACAGGGTCTATTGCAAATGATGTCTGCCCGGAAATCATTTGTGCTACTGCTGCAATAAATGATAACTTTAGCCATAGTGAGTCAATAATGAAAGAAGACTCTTTCTCTGCCTCGGTTGCAAGTAATGTTGCCAGCAATGATGAGCAAGCATCTGAAGCTAGGATTACTGCTGAATTTCCAATTGGCGAGCCAACCGAGTGTGATCCTTCTGCAAGTATTCCAGTTGATCAATCCATGACAGAAATGAAACCAGATAGCTCTGCCAGCAAGTATAGTTCTCCAGGTGAAACTGTTCCTGTGGCTGAAATTAACAATCATCCCATATGGAATTGTCATTCATCAGCAACTGCTCTACCAGAGACTAGCATATGCAGGGCAACTGAATGTGCACCGGACAAGCAAGAAACCAAGTGGGGTGTTAGTGAAGTGGCTGTAACGGGATCTGTTGCTACATATAAAAAATCAGAGCAAATTCAGAATGCTAATGACATTGCAGAATGCACTGCGGTAAAATTGTCAGATGTTCCTGTGTCAGGACAGACCCATCAACTGGATCAGCAAGTAGACTTGCCTGCTCATATTATTCAAACAGATAGTTCTTGTGAAACTTCCACTGCTAAAGAGACAGTAGATTGTTGTACTGGGTTAAATTGTGATAATGTTTCAAATTTGCCTGGTCGAACATTGGAGAGAGATGGTGAGCCTACCAACAAGAGTTGTAGTGATGATCTAACGCCTGAGGGTCCGAGTAAAGAGATCTCTGGTCACCGAGATGTGGACCCTGACGGTAAAGATAGTGGTCCGGCAGAAATGAATTGTTCTGAAGACCAAGCTGCTCCTGGTGCAGCCCCCACAGAAATCCATAATT GA